In one window of Nakamurella sp. PAMC28650 DNA:
- a CDS encoding sedoheptulose 7-phosphate cyclase, with product MTAQLQPTFTATDTAFHIEAYEKIDYSLLYVDGAFNVENTEIADSYRHLGRCLMVIDDAVYALNGEQMRAYFDYHHIDLTMFPVAIRETAKTLRTVESIVDAFGEFGLLRTEPVLVVGGGLTTDVAGFACASYRRSTNYIRIPTTLIGLIDASVSIKVGVNHGKSKNRLGAYHASQKVILDFSFLKTLPTDQVRNGMAELIKISTVANSGIFELLEKYGEDLLHTRFGHLDGTQELREIAQQVTYQAIETMLRLEVPNLHELDLDRVIAFGHTWSPVLELTPEVPFFHGQAINIDMAFSTTLAEQRGYISVSERDRIFWLMSRLGLALNSPHLTSELLGKGTDAIIQTRDGQLRAAVPRPIGTCYFINDLTGDELDRMLTIHGEVCGHYPRGGAGEEMFTV from the coding sequence ATGACCGCCCAGCTGCAACCGACCTTCACCGCGACGGACACCGCATTCCACATCGAGGCCTACGAGAAGATCGACTACTCGCTGCTGTACGTCGATGGCGCCTTCAACGTCGAGAACACCGAGATCGCCGACAGCTACCGCCATCTCGGGCGTTGCCTGATGGTCATCGACGACGCCGTGTACGCGCTGAACGGCGAGCAGATGCGTGCCTACTTCGACTACCACCACATCGATCTGACGATGTTCCCGGTCGCCATCCGGGAAACCGCCAAGACCCTGCGGACGGTCGAATCGATCGTGGACGCGTTCGGCGAGTTCGGGCTGCTGCGCACCGAACCGGTGCTGGTCGTCGGTGGCGGCCTGACGACCGATGTAGCCGGGTTCGCCTGTGCCTCCTACCGCCGATCGACGAACTACATCCGGATCCCCACGACGTTGATCGGACTGATCGACGCGAGCGTCTCCATCAAGGTGGGCGTGAACCACGGAAAATCCAAGAACCGCCTGGGTGCCTACCACGCATCCCAGAAGGTCATCCTGGACTTCTCGTTCCTGAAAACCCTTCCGACCGACCAGGTTCGCAACGGGATGGCCGAGCTGATCAAGATCTCCACCGTCGCCAACAGCGGGATCTTCGAGCTCCTGGAGAAGTACGGCGAGGATCTGCTGCACACCCGGTTCGGTCATCTCGACGGGACGCAGGAGCTGCGGGAGATCGCCCAGCAGGTCACCTACCAGGCCATCGAGACGATGCTGCGGCTGGAGGTTCCCAACCTGCACGAGCTCGATCTCGACCGGGTGATCGCCTTCGGCCACACCTGGAGCCCCGTGCTGGAGCTGACGCCCGAGGTTCCGTTCTTCCACGGCCAGGCCATCAACATCGACATGGCCTTCTCGACCACCCTTGCCGAGCAGCGCGGCTACATCTCGGTCAGCGAGCGCGACCGGATCTTCTGGCTGATGAGCCGGCTCGGGCTTGCCCTGAACAGCCCCCACCTCACCTCCGAACTGCTGGGCAAGGGAACCGATGCGATCATCCAGACCCGCGACGGCCAACTCCGGGCTGCCGTACCCAGGCCGATCGGAACCTGCTACTTCATCAACGATCTGACCGGCGACGAGCTCGACCGGATGCTCACCATCCACGGCGAGGTGTGCGGTCACTACCCGCGCGGGGGCGCC
- a CDS encoding HAD-IA family hydrolase — protein MSAILFGSISTVANTSELQRRAFNQAFEAHGLDWHWDRETYRTMLSRSGGQDRVADYAHSLGHSVDARAVHETKSRIFQDALATSELAPREGVVDTIRDARKSGWKVGLVTTTSRENVSALLAALSPQVRRQDFDVVVDSSSVGQPKPDRAAYSYALEMLDESPTQCVAIEDNVDGVQSAVAAGLVCVAFLNENTAGHDVAAADRSVDRLDVRELQLVAGLN, from the coding sequence ATGTCAGCAATCCTGTTCGGCTCGATCAGCACCGTCGCCAACACCTCCGAACTCCAGCGTCGCGCATTCAACCAGGCGTTCGAGGCCCACGGCCTCGACTGGCACTGGGATCGCGAGACCTACCGCACCATGCTGTCCAGGAGCGGCGGGCAGGACAGAGTCGCCGACTACGCCCACTCACTGGGGCACAGCGTCGACGCCCGGGCGGTGCACGAGACGAAATCCAGGATTTTCCAGGACGCGTTGGCGACGTCGGAGCTGGCGCCGCGTGAAGGCGTCGTCGACACCATCCGGGACGCCAGGAAGAGCGGCTGGAAGGTCGGTCTGGTGACGACCACTTCCCGCGAGAACGTCTCGGCGCTGCTGGCGGCGCTGAGCCCCCAGGTACGCCGCCAGGACTTCGACGTCGTCGTCGACTCGTCGAGCGTGGGACAGCCGAAGCCGGACCGGGCCGCGTACTCGTACGCGCTCGAGATGTTGGACGAGAGCCCGACGCAGTGCGTCGCCATCGAGGACAACGTCGACGGTGTGCAGTCCGCCGTAGCCGCCGGTCTGGTCTGCGTCGCCTTCCTGAACGAGAACACGGCCGGGCACGACGTCGCCGCCGCCGATCGCAGCGTCGACCGGCTGGACGTGCGCGAACTGCAGCTGGTCGCCGGACTGAACTGA